From the genome of Monomorium pharaonis isolate MP-MQ-018 chromosome 2, ASM1337386v2, whole genome shotgun sequence, one region includes:
- the LOC105832017 gene encoding protein Jumonji gives MVLSRNDKRKRKEGDLVDLMEPLSESPKRTKVHAQRKFAQGATTVLNTSPTPVKDKEKTKPATITELITHKRPNTEDFLTFLCFRGTSILPPSLNFFNIGNKKEKQESKRARISTEKTLSSTSTTTTAPTTTTTITTTTTTIATTATTFSEIQKQENTCQKNVTKVKSIVSNKKKVTSTLHKNITKLKTATSTVQALKKKYQEQRLAKQRIKNKFKTTCVMRTRSCTERAMLKVGLQLTPRKFLPKIKTKRHGLRSGVLPTDKTNKSLSKTKVLTKPKKKVSLKPKNSDMSNTDASFEEDNDIEDDEEEELHVEKSTLQVKRNIQRGIQKKICTRSKSEMRRVTRSSSGIVPSQNLSRRPTRKTKEAAAVYMEILGRKLVSPDLENDDNVSVESFPELPNSRRIAQTESELKAKVKQNNTKTSSKAKDSKISSFNSSTNKQLDKNKNNKLILKSKRLMKLQKYCEEDSDEESESSIEANNTRPITRQSLGKIDKPISRSLRSSSKNTTVQIAVQTNINSKSKAQVQNYVKSTKEKFVIKRKREQNLPKTLSDKTKQKSLKSNETEKIESEEETLGMLLSKIKKKKENVEKEEKEERQIPDNANNTKNGKTVHGNVQNVKVDLSKVSDDEESFRGFTKKAISKVLNSCQTHANVNLLVTESNEKLNLPKTFDSVSQTANQSTISRESKVKTSPIKTDSLDANLLNDEHSVSVQDQKSVLDLSIKTQSSLFPSMEQTSKKCNHENKISSNLMPLSTLNTRKERVNMSTEQIEKWLNESSLAKEESKLEMENVSNFRYDSTEKLKADISHLSISTKIQHLVRPVNVTLSKLSDKMNLKDRVGIHSKNVIASDMQNSEVKQQNAIVDKCKIVTEAKDIVSDKNKTEKKDTCPVEDTSDTVSKSDQNSMDGSIEKKSPTEKKIFPRKPFLPKVKERKTVTPNANAFSPENESSVYAFESDTEVPVSTPFRRKIRDNANRSTAIMPAAAAKSETKLIDKAAEANKSSLKENSELLDNKEKPFNDLATPVKKEDETQGLMNAANPSVNKFELPKNFASLTSVQVLPLDKLTTSWSNVNCSASIAVQVNLDETTQEQENDVNQQKSTEISTQTETSNENDDDNDGQLFYIPLQAVTRSGPNLVQGQQLIQGVAVKLGTEGPTGPNQRVLLRAKLVTKTPLSVARCPPIGTVQPTTRIPPTPTTITVEQQVPSTSTTATMSTTVVNAETQPSSLRTTAKNEISVSSPNQNISTSANSNVEKLTKSPKSSRERKASIDSAKSGKRSQVKCKQKGSELQDRSSSSNNTMLLGTKITNNETRVVEAPTFHPTEKEFQDPLEYIDKIRPIAEKFGICRVVPPPNFKPECKVSDDMRFTAYNQYVHRMLHRWGPNVKEMMAIKKYLATQSITLTQPPWIGGMEVDLPHLYQTVQSLGGLKEVIEKKKWQKVADGMKIPKSAQDRVTKLDDIYCKYLLPYDTLSPDERDKLFDQVETEWMRKENKALQRQEMSSNDNDEEEDEDSSDEIEECIVKGRNMPLNAFYRIARNTQRMWFGENQRGNEAEGASADEVESAFWKHVAERKRHICVHAASIDSSGRGFGFSVAKNSPFARHPWNLKVLTNNAGSVLRALGPLMGVTVPTLHVGMLFSACCWYRDPHGLPWIEYLHTGAKKIWYGIPNEHNNNFQEALSKMVPRYCKNKTIWLPSDTAMVPPDLLVSNGVSLCQIVQEPGQFIIVFPKAFTSSICTGYVVSESVYFAQSSWLETAEQVFKDIQDSCEPSIFSFERLLFNIINDTRSHVDILKQILPSVIKIREKELDYRKQLENAGLTNRKRLPLPESGKGKKGKKVKEDDGDFECETCRANLFVSLVNNSQDDSVYCLPHALHLISCKKQILRHCTLMYTYDEDELDELIHKLKNRIEAKSKKTNQIKQNKQ, from the exons GACCAAAGTTCATGCACAAAGAAAGTTTGCACAGGGTGCAACCACAGTGCTTAATACATCGCCCACACCTGTTAAGGACAAGGAGAAAACTAAACCTGCCACGATCACAGAATTAATAACGCACAAACGTCCAAATACAGaggattttttaacatttttgtgcTTTAGAG gAACATCTATTTTGCCAcctagtttaaattttttcaatattggcaataaaaaggaaaaacagGAGTCTAAACGTGCTCGAATTTCTACAGAGAAGACATTGTCTTCTACTtctactactactactgctcctactactactactactatcactactactactactactattgCTACTACTGCTACTACTTTCTCAGAAATTCAGAAACAAGAAAATACATGCCAAAAGAATGTGACCAAAGTAAAATCTATTGtttcaaataagaaaaaggTGACTAGCACGTTACACAAAAACATTACTAAGCTTAAGACTGCTACATCTACAGTCCAAGCGCTTAAAAAGAAATACCAAGAACAACGTCTTGCTAagcaaagaattaaaaataaattcaaaaccACTTGCGTTATGAGAACAAGATCATGTACAGAAAGAGCTATGTTGAAAGTTGGTCTTCAATTGACACCGCGAAAATTTTTACCTAAAATCAAGACGAAGAGACATGGTCTAAGAAGCGGTGTATTACCAACAGATAAAACCAACAAATCTctatcaaaaacaaaagtgTTAACCAAACCAAAGAAGAAAGTCAGTCTAAAACCGAAAAATAGCGATATGTCGAATACAGACGCGTCATTTGAAGAGGACAATGATATCGAGGATGATGAAGAGGAAGAATTACATGTGGAGAAATCGACATTGCAAGTAAAGCGCAACATACAAAGAGGCAtccaaaaaaagatttgtactAGAAGTAAGTCAGAAATGAGGAGAGTTACGAGATCATCCAGTGGCATAGTCCCTTCGCAAAATCTGTCTAGAAGGCCGACCAGAAAAACGAAGGAAGCAGCCGCTGTATATATGGAAATTCTTGGAAGAAAATTAGTGAGCCCAGATTTAGAGAATGATGATAATGTTTCGGTTGAGAGCTTTCCTGAATTGCCAAATTCTCGTAGAATAGCACAAACAGAAAGCGAATTAAAAGCTAAAGTGAAACAGAATAATACTAAAACTAGCTCTAAAGCTAAGGATTCTAAAATTAGCTCCTTCAATAGTAGTACTAATAAGCAATtggataaaaacaaaaacaataagCTAATTTTAAAGAGCAAACGTTTGATgaaattacagaaatattgcgAAGAGGACAGCGATGAAGAATCCGAGAGTTCAATAGAAGCGAATAATACAAGACCCATTACTAGACAGAGTCTTGGAAAAATTGATAAACCAATTAGCAGAAGCCTTAGATCATCTTCCAAAAATACAACTGTACAAATAGCAGTACAAACTAACATAAATAGCAAATCAAAGGCTCAAgttcaaaattatgtaaaatcaaCGAAggaaaaatttgtgataaaacGTAAACGCGAACAAAATCTACCTAAAACATTATCGGATAAGACTAAGCAAAAAAGCCTTAAAAGTAATGAAACCGAGAAAATAGAATCCGAAGAGGAAACATTGGGAATGCTACTcagtaaaataaagaagaagaaagaaaacgttgaaaaggaagagaaagaagaaagacagATTCCTGATAATGCTAACAATACGAAAAATGGAAAGACAGTTCACGGGAATGTACAAAACGTAAAAGTGGATTTATCAAAGGTATCAGATGACGAGGAATCTTTTCGTGGATTTACTAAGAAGGCAatatcaaaagttttaaattcatGTCAGACGCATgctaatgttaatttattagtcACAGAGTCTAATGAAAAGTTGAATTTGCCTAAAACATTTGACAGCGTGTCACAAACAGCGAATCAAAGTACCATTTCACGGGaaagtaaagtaaaaacaTCACCGATCAAAACCGATTCCTTAGACGCAAATTTGTTAAATGATGAGCACAGTGTATCTGTGCAAGATCAAAAATCGGTATTGGATTTATCCATTAAAACTCAAAGTTCATTGTTCCCATCTATGGAACAGACAAGCAAAAAATGTAATcatgaaaacaaaatttcttctAATCTTATGCCATTATCTACTTTGAATACGAGAAAAGAACGAGTAAATATGTCGACcgaacaaatagaaaaatggtTGAACGAAAGTTCGCTCGCTAAGGAAGAGAGCAAGCTGGAGATGGAAAACGTTTCCAACTTTAGGTATGATtctacagaaaagttgaaagcGGATATCTCGCATCTGTCTATTTCGACGAAAATTCAACACTTAGTACGCCCGGTGAATGTCACGCTTTCAAAATTATCGGATAAGATGAATTTGAAGGATCGTGTAGGAATACACAGTAAAAATGTGATAGCATCTGATATGCAAAATAGCGAAGTGAAGCAACAAAATGCAATTGTcgacaaatgtaaaatcgttACCGAGGCAAAAGATATTGTCAGTGACAAGAATAAGACTGAGAAAAAAGATACTTGTCCAGTTGAAGATACTAGCGATACAGTGTCCAAATCAGATCAAAACTCGATGGATGGTTCTATAGAGAAGAAGTCACCGAccgaaaagaaaatatttccgCGGAAACCTTTTTTGCCCAAGGTTAAGGAACGTAAGACTGTAACACCAAACGCGAATGCGTTTTCACCGGAAAACGAAAGCAGCGTTTATGCATTTGAAAGTGACACCGAAGTTCCTGTTAGCACACCTTTTCGAAGAAAAATTAGAGACAATGCAAACCGCTCAACCGCAATAATGCCCGCAGCGGCTGCAAAATCTGAGACCAAGCTTATCGACAAAGCGGCTGAAGCCAATAAATCAAGTCTAAAGGAGAATTCTGAATTATTGGATAACAAGGAAAAACCATTTAACGATCTTGCTACACCCGTGAAGAAGGAAGATGAGACGCAAGGGTTGATGAATGCAGCAAATCCAAGCGTGAATAAGTTTGAGCTGCCCAAAAATTTTGCGAGTTTAACTAGTGTTCAGGTGCTACCGCTCGACAAACTCACAACGAGTTGGAGCAATGTAAATTGCAGTGCTTCCATAGCAGTGCAAGTAAATCTTGACGAAACCACGCAGGAACAGGAGAATGATGTGAATCAACAGAAAAGTACCGAGATATCTACTCAAACTGAGACGAGTAACGAGAACGACGATGACAACGACGGACAGCTATTTTACATTCCATTGCAGGCTGTTACGAGAAGCGGTCCGAATCTGGTGCAAGGTCAACAGTTAATACAGGGCGTGGCTGTTAAACTTGGCACGGAAGGGCCGACCGGTCCTAATCAAAGAGTTCTTCTTCGAGCCAAATTGGTGACTAAAACACCGTTATCTGTGGCACGTTGTCCACCGATAGGAACGGTACAACCGACCACGCGTATACCACCCACTCCTACGACAATTACAGTAGAGCAACAAGTACCGTCGACGTCAACAACTGCAACTATGTCAACCACGGTAGTAAATGCGGAAACACAACCTTCATCACTGCGAACAACCGCGAAAAATGAAATCTCCGTGTCAAGTCCGAATCAGAATATCAGCACGAGCGCAAATAGCAATGTAGAAAAGCTTACAAAGTCACCCAAGTCATCTAGGGAGAGAAAAGCTTCCATAGACTCGGCAAAAAGCGGAAAGAG GTCACAAGTGAAATGCAAACAAAAAGGATCAGAGTTACAAGATCGGAGCTCTTCGAGCAACAATACGATGCTTCTAGGCACGAAAATCACGAACAATGAAACTCGCGTAGTCGAGGCGCCAACGTTTCATCCAACAGAAAAAGAATTCCAGGATCCATTGGAGTATATAGACAAGATAAGACCAATCGCCGAAAAATTTGGGATATGTAGAGTGGTGCCCCCACCCAATTTTAAG ccaGAATGCAAGGTGTCTGATGATATGAGATTTACCGCATATAATCAATACGTACATCGCATGCTCCACAGGTGGGGTCCTAACGTAAAAGAAATGATGGCtatcaagaaatatttagCTACTCAGAGTATTACTTTGACTCAACCTCCATGg ATTGGTGGAATGGAGGTAGATTTACCTCATTTGTATCAAACAGTTCAAAGTTTGGGTGGATTGAAAGAAGTTATAGAGAAGAAGAAATGGCAAAAAGTCGCAGATGGCATGAAAATACCAAAATCGGCACAGGATCGCGTTACTAAATTAGatgatatttattgtaaatatttactgCCATACGACACATTATCTCCag atgAACGTGATAAATTGTTTGATCAAGTTGAAACTGAATGgatgagaaaagaaaacaaagcCTTACAAAGGCAAGAGATGTCATCCAATGATAACGATGAGGAAGAGGATGAGGACAGTTCTGATGAAATTGAAGAATGCATTGTGAAA GGAAGAAACATGCCGTTGAACGCTTTTTATCGAATTGCCCGCAATACGCAACGTATGTGGTTTGGCGAAAATCAACGAGGAAATGAAGCAGAGGGTGCTTCCGCTGATGAGGTAGAGAGTGCATTTTGGAAACACGTTGCTGAAAGAAAACGTCATATTTGCGTGCATGCAGCTAGCATCGATTCAAGCGGTCGTGGATTTGGATTTTCCGTTGCGAAGAATAGCCCGTTTGCTAGACATCCTTGGAATCTTAAAGTTCTCACTAACAATGCTGGATCAGTGCTGCGAGCTCTGGGTCCACTAATGg GAGTGACTGTGCCAACATTACATGTGGGTATGTTATTCAGCGCTTGTTGCTGGTATCGTGATCCACATGGTCTACCATGGATCGAATATCTACATACAGGCGCCAAAAAGATTTGGTATGGGATACCCAATgagcataataataattttcaagaagctcTCTCGAAAATGGTACCGCGATATTGTAAAAACAAGACCATATGGTTACCCTCTGATACTGCCATGGTTCCGCCAGATTTATTAGTGAGCAACGGTGTGTCATTATGTCAGATAGTGCAAGAACCGGGGCAATTTATAATAGTATTTCCAAAAGCATTTACGTCAAGCATATGTACTGGTTATGTGGTATCCGAGAGCGTATATTTTGCACAGTCATCATGGTTAGAAACTGCAGAACAAGTATTTaag GACATACAAGACAGCTGCGAACCTTCCATCTTTTCATTCGAaagattattgtttaatattattaatgataccAGATCTCATgtagatatattaaaacag atattgcCGAGCGTGATAAAAATTCGTGAAAAGGAATTGGATTATCGTAAACAATTGGAAAATGCTGGTCTTACTAATAGAAAAAGATTGCCTTTGCCAGAAAGTGGAAAAgggaagaaaggaaaaaaagtaaaggaaGATGATGGTGACTTTGAATGTGAGACGTGCAGAGCGAATTTATTTGTCTCTTTGGTAAACAATTCACAAGATGATAGCGTTTATTGTTTACCGCATGCATTGCATTTAATTAGTTGTAAGAAGCAGATTCTAAGACATTGTACCCTGATGTACACGTACGACGAA GACGAATTAGATGAATTGATTCATAAACTGAAAAACAGGATCGAAGCCAAATCGAAAAAAActaatcaaataaaacaaaataagcaataa